The Budorcas taxicolor isolate Tak-1 chromosome 18, Takin1.1, whole genome shotgun sequence genome window below encodes:
- the LIG1 gene encoding DNA ligase 1, protein MQRSIRSFFQPKKEGKVKKPEKETSNSIRETESPPKVALKERNRVVSDGDSPVKRPGRKATRVLGSEGEEEEEEAPTTPRSQEPASDSPHPSPPSPVTLPESSPSRSSPSPAVAPPSGIPKRRTARKQLPKRTFEDVLKEQGEDEDPETKKKKEEGEAETPTESLPEPEGGDKEEVEGGDQPTTPPEPQTSKSPTESVSEPRVTVKQEPQEDGQAQPPPKAPKTLSSFFSPRKPAVKKEAKEEGPGALRKDETKGHLDPPSYNPAKNNYHPIEDACWKAGQRVPYLAVARAFEKIEEVSARLRMVETLSNLLRSVVALSPADLLPVLYLSLNRLGPPQQGLELGIGEGILLKAVAQATGRQLESVRAEVAEKGDVGLVAESSRSTQRLVLPPPALTAASVFAKFRDIAQLAGSASTTKKMDVIKGLFVACRHSEARFIARALSGRLRLGLAEQSVLAALAQAVSLTPPGQECPPAVVDAGKGKTAEARKTWLEEQGMILKQTFCEVPDLDRIVPVLLEHGLERLPEHCRLSPGVPLKPMLAHPTRGVSEVLKRFEEAAFTCEYKYDGQRAQIHVLEGGEVKIFSRNQEDNTGRYPDIISRIPKIKLPSVTSFILDTEAVAWDREKKQIQPFQVLTTRKRKEVDAAEIQVQVCLYAFDLIYLNGESLVREPLSRRRQLLRENFVETEGEFVFATSLDTKDTEQIAEFLEQSVKDSCEGLMVKTLDVDATYEIAKRSHNWLKLKKDYLEGVGDTLDLVVIGAYLGKGKRAGRYGGFLLASYDEESEEFQAICKLGTGFSDEELEEHHQRLQALVLPTPRSYVRADGAVAPDHWLDPSDVWEVKCADLSLSPIYPAARGLVDSEKGISLRFPRFIRVREDKKPEQATTSAQVAGLYKKQSQIQNQQGAEPDSEQEEFY, encoded by the exons ATGCAGCGAAGCATCAG GTCATTTTTCCAGCCCAAGAAAGAGGGCAAAGTGAAGAAGCCAGAGAAGGAGACCTCCAACAGCATCAGAGAAACGGAGTCCCCTCCGAA GGTGGCACTGAAGGAGCGGAATCGAGTGGTGTCTGACGGTGACTCTCCAGTGAAGAGGCCGGGGAGGAAGGCAACCAGGGTCCTGGGCAGCGAGggcgaggaggaggaagaggaagcccccaccacccccagaagCCAG gAGCCTGCTTCAGACTCTCCACACCCCTCACCTCCCAGTCCTGTCACACTGCCTGAGAGCAGCCCTTCCcgctccagcccctccccagcgGTTGCGCCCCCATCAGGGATCCCGAAGCGTCGCACGG CCCGGAAGCAGCTTCCCAAACGGACATTTGAAGATGTCCTGAAAGAGCAGGGCGAGGACGAGGACCCGGAGActaagaagaagaaggaggaaggag aagcagagacaccaACAGAAAGCCTCCCAGAGCCTGAAGGGGGCGACAAGGAAGAAGTGGAAGGCGGGGACCAGCCCACGACGCCCCCTGAGCCCCAGACCTCCA AGTCCCCGACAGAAAGCGTTTCAGAGCCCAGGGTGACGGTGAAGCAGGAACCACAGGAGGATGGCCAGGCTCAACCGCCCCCCAAAGCTCCAAAGACCCTCAGCAGTTTCTTCT CCCCCCGGAAGCCAGCTGTCAAAAAAGAAGCGAAAGAAGAAGGACCTGGTGCTCTAAGAAAGGACGAGACCAAGGG ACACCTGGACCCACCGAGCTACAATCCTGCCAAGAACAATTACCACCCCATCGAGGATGCCTGCTGGAAGGCgggccagag GGTCCCTTATCTGGCTGTGGCCCGGGCGTTCGAGAAGATCGAGGAGGTCTCTGCTCG gctccGGATGGTGGAGACGCTGAGCAACCTGCTGCGCTCCGTGGTGGCCCTGTCACCTGCTGACCTCCTGCCCGTCCTCTACCTCAGCCTCAACCGCCTGGGGCCGCCCCAGCAGGGCCTGGAGCTCGGCATCGGAGAGGGCATCCTCCTCAAGGCAGTGGCCCAGGCCACGG GTCGGCAGCTGGAGTCCGTCCGGGCCGAGGTGGCCGAGAAGGGTGATGTGGGGCTGGTGGCCGAGAGCAGCCGCAGCACCCAGAGGCTCGTGCTGCCCCCACCCGCGCTCACCGCCGCCAGCGTCTTCGCCAAGTTCCGGGACATCGCGCAGCTGGCGGGCAGCGCT TCCACCACCAAGAAGATGGATGTCATCAAAGGCCTCTTTGTGGCCTGCCGTCACTCAGAGGCGCGTTTCATTGCCAG AGCCCTGAGTGGACGGCTGCGCCTCGGGCTGGCTGAGCAGTCGGTGCTGGCGGCCCTCGCCCAGGCCGTGAGCCTCACGCCCCCTGGTCAAG AATGCCCCCCCGCCGTGGTGGACGCCGGGAAGGGCAAGACGGCAGAAGCCAGAAAGACGTGGCTGGAGGAGCAAGGCATGATCCTGAAGCAGACCTTCTG TGAGGTACCTGACCTGGACCGGATCGTCCCTGTGCTGCTGGAACACGGCCTCGAGCGGCTCCCGGAGCACTGCAGGCTGAGCCCAG GGGTTCCCCTGAAACCAATGTTGGCCCACCCCACCCGGGGTGTCAGCGAGGTCCTGAAGCGCTTTGAGGAGGCAGCTTTCACCTGCGAATACAAATACGACGGGCAGAGGGCACAG ATTCACGTTCTGGAAGGCGGGGAGGTGAAGATCTTCAGCAGGAATCAGGAGGACAATACTGGAAGGTACCCTGACATCATCAGCCGCATCCCCAAG attAAACTGCCATCAGTCACATCCTTCATCCTAGACACAGAAGCTGTAGCTTGGGACCGGGAAAAGAAGCAGATCCAGCCATTCCAAGTGCTCACCACCCGCAAACGCAAG gaggTGGACGCGGCAGAGATCCAGGTGCAGGTGTGTCTGTATGCCTTCGATCTGATCTACCTCAACGGAGAG TCCCTGGTACGTGAGCCCCTCTCCCGACGCCGGCAGCTGCTCCGGGAGAACTTCGTAGAGACGGAGGGCGAGTTTGTCTTTGCCACCTCCCTGGACACCAAGGACACGGAGCAGATCGCCGAGTTCCTGGAGCAGTCGGTGAAAG ACTCCTGCGAGGGGCTGATGGTGAAGACCCTGGACGTGGACGCCACCTACGAGATCGCCAAGAGGTCACACAACTGGCTCAAG CTGAAGAAGGACTACCTCGAGGGTGTGGGCGACACCCTGGACCTCGTAGTGATTGGTGCCTACCTGGGCAAGGGGAAACGGGCCGGCCGGTACGGAGGCTTCTTGCTGGCCTCGTACGATGAGGAGAGCGAGGAGTTCCAGGCCATCTGCAAG CTCGGAACTGGCTTCAGTGACGAGGAACTGGAAGAGCACCACCAGAGGCTCCAG GCCTTAGTGCTGCCCACCCCGCGCTCCTATGTCCGGGCTGATGGCGCGGTGGCCCCCGACCACTGGCTGGACCCCAGCGACGTGTGGGAGGTGAAGTGCGCGGACCTCTCCCTGTCCCCCATCTACCCTGCGGCCCGGGGCCTG GTGGACAGCGAGAAGGGGATCTCCCTCCGCTTCCCTCGGTTTATTCGTGTCCGTGAGGATAAGAAGCCGGAGCAGGCCACTACTAGTGCCCAG